Proteins co-encoded in one Monomorium pharaonis isolate MP-MQ-018 unplaced genomic scaffold, ASM1337386v2 scaffold_261, whole genome shotgun sequence genomic window:
- the LOC105829144 gene encoding muscle-specific protein 20 encodes MALERQVRAKIASKRNPEQEREAQEWIESVLGKKFPPGETFEEVLKDGQVLCHVMNKLSPGSVPKINTSGGQFKMMENINLFQKALKEYGVDDVDVFQTVDLWEKKDIAQVVTTLFALGRTTYKHPEWKGPYLGPKPAEECKREFTEEQLKAGQTMIGLQAGSNKGATQAGQSIGATRKILLGK; translated from the exons ATGGCTCTAGAACGTCAAGTGCGCGCTAAG ATTGCGTCAAAACGCAACCCCGAACAGGAGAGGGAGGCACAGGAATGGATCGAATCAGTCCTTGGCAAGAAGTTTCCTCCTGGTGAGACCTTCGAAGAAGTGCTCAAGGACGGCCAAGTCCTATGCCACGTCATGAACAAACTCTCTCCTGGATCCGTACCAAAGATCAACACTTCTGGCGGACAGTTCAAGATGATGGAAAACATCAATCT GTTTCAAAAGGCACTAAAAGAATACGGGGTGGACGACGTCGACGTTTTTCAGACCGTAGACTTATGGGAGAAGAAAGATATAGCCCAAGTAGTAACGACATTGTTCGCGCTCGGCCGAACG ACATACAAGCATCCCGAATGGAAAGGACCTTACCTAGGACCTAAGCCGGCAGAGGAGTGCAAACGTGAATTTACGGAGGAACAATTGAAAGCTGGCCAGACGATGATCGGCCTTCAAGCGGGTTCCAACAAGGGTGCGACCCAGGCTGGTCAAAGCATCGGCGCCACTCGCAAAATTCTGCTTGgaaagtaa